In one window of Grus americana isolate bGruAme1 unplaced genomic scaffold, bGruAme1.mat scaffold_438, whole genome shotgun sequence DNA:
- the LOC129200733 gene encoding uncharacterized protein C12orf50 homolog yields MAAAGNDRSFHVCSPYAQQKYSNISCFWETQPPGCLRISCAFHHSKPRSINGLFLPPSNNAPLQQGVQEGIPHPAHGQESLRNQKNILRPIHPPLTIHLNDEDDDEDDDEEEENGAPDWVPQTAADLEEERAIKEICYQSGEYYGIQYPQEHQSTKTVSSPRENELLPWEATERDLQAGDGDTIPTTFKNAKGEGESSGTTVPAETIPRTDRGSFENGAGS; encoded by the exons ATGGCCGCAGCTGGGAATGACCGCTCTTTCCATGTTTGTTCCCCCTACGCACAG cagaagtacAGCAACATCTCCTGTTTCTGGGAAACACAACCACCAGGCTGCTTGAGGATCAGTTGCGCCTTCCATCATAGCAAACCTCGCAGcataaatggactttttttgccGCCGAGTAACa ATGCCCCATTGCAACAAGGTGTCCAAGAAGGGATTCCGCACCCAGCCCATGGTCAAGAGTCactcagaaatcaaaagaatattttacgaCCAATTCACCCTCCACTGACTATACACCTCAACGATGAAGACGACGATGAGGAcgatgatgaagaggaggagaacg GTGCTCCTGACTGGGTGCCTCAGACTGCTGCAGACcttgaagaggaaagagcaataaaggaaatatgctATCAATCTG GAGAGTATTACGGGATTCAGTACCCTCAGGAACACCAATCAACAAAAACTGTGTCTTCACCTCGGGAAAACGAGCTACTACCCTGGGAAGCTACCGAGCGAGACTTGCAGGCAG GCGACGGTGATACAATTCCTACAacatttaagaatgcaaaaggagaaggagagagctcAGGAACGACAGTACCAGCAGAGACCATTCCCAGAACAGATCGTGGATCCTTTGAAAACGGAG ccggcagctaa